ttcgcACAAAAATAATTCTCGTATCTTCATAAAATTACTGTTGAACCAtggatgtcacatggattattttatcgatgtccttactacctttctgggccttcaCCATGGTAGGACCCttgctgttttttatatttttgataagatttaatcaaaaataacttaatttgtgttctaaaagataaacaaaggttttacgggtttggaatgacacaagggtaaataattaatgacagaatttttggctgaactatgcctttaaataaGATCTTTTAACTCATATAAAGtaatattatcttaattatgttaattatttatatttataatacaattaaatatctaTTAGTTAACACCTTTGAAACAAGTTGTTGCCAGGGTTAAGTTCCAGAGAGGATTGCATTTTATGAGTATATTgtactttaaattatattaaatggcAAGATCATCTATCAATGTCTGTTCAGTCATACCAATGAGGAATAAAATTGATTTATATGTGATCTAATTTTGTGTTTGAATACTTTTCAGACATCGACGAGTGCCGGTACCGCTACTGTCAACATCGCTGTGTTAATGTCCCTGGCTCATTCTCCTGCCAGTGTGAGCCTGGTTTCCAGCTGGCTGGCAACAATCGCTCCTGTATTGGTAAGCCAACCCACACGCTCACTCCCACGCCCCGTTTTGCCATACCCTGAGTCATAGGCCAACCCACCCCACACACAGACAAGCACTTGGAATCCAAACCCACGTACTTACAAAACTCCATCCTACACCTCATTTTCTTTGAgtaaaagccaaaatattaacCAGTAAAAGAGCACTTTGTGCCTATTGGAAAACGAGAAATCGAGACATTAAAGTCAGTGTGAATTGCTGTTTGCAGCACACTTAGCTTTTGTAACTGGATGTGTTTCCAAGTGAAATAATatattcaatatgaaaaataaagtagGACAGGACTTTattttatccatcaggaattgattggatcatgGAAAGCGAGTGTTACATGAGAAACAAGGTGAATTCCAGTTTGTTGAATTATTGTCAAAATAGCTGTTTTGAAATactgattaaaggaatagttcatcctaAAATTTTAATAGGCAAAAAATATACTCAGCTTCAGGCCATACAAGATAAAgaggagtttatttcttcatcacaacagatttagagaaatttagcattacatcactatctcaccaatggatcctttgaagtgaatggatgccatcagaatgagagtccaaacagctgataaaaacatcacagtaatccacaagtaatctacaaGACTACATAAagtcatcagttaatgtcttatgaagtgaaaagctgtttgtaagaaacaaggcaatcaaaatgtgtatttatttatgtattatttttttaacaacacaaatgtatttatttttttgtatttaaactgttgcttctgacAAAAAACAAGTCCCCATCTATAATATTACTTTCTCTAGTAATAAAGTCATCTTGCCTAAATCATCAGAGTAATGTACAGAGATCAAgcacatttacaagtgaaaacagtccaaagtcATAAGTGACTATTTAAAGATAAAATTcctttgatggactggagtcttgcagattattatgatgtttttaatcagctttttggactctaattctgacggcacccattcactgcagatggtCTGTTGGTGAGCAAGAAGTTCTCAGAAaacttttgggtaaactattcctttaagtattttaatttcagttaccaATTAGGATGATATTTATCAGTAGAGTACCATGCCCTGATGAACTGTACACAGTAACACCATAAAAGTGCATTAAGACAAGCTTGACTAATTGGATGCACTAAAATTAAACTGCACTTCCTCTAAGGTATGCCTAAAACAAAAGCATTGAGTTTTTGGTTTTGCTTAAGTGGCCACCTAAAATTACTAGAAATTGATTTATGTCAACAATAATAGCCATTCCAGCTCGGAAAGTAtctattttacataattattttcacCCTTCACTTTTTGCCCTATGCTTAGTATTTTCATGTACAATCCTGTCTGTTGCACTCAGATGTTGATGAGTGTGGCATGGGGGCCCCCTGCAGTCAGAGGTGTTATAACACTTACGGGACGTTCCTGTGTCGTTGTGAGCAGGGTTATGAGCTGGGGCCAGATGGCTTTTCCTGCAATGGTAAGCTAAgagcaaacacaaacaaatgtggaaaaactaaaataaataaatatgcatatttgtgaaaaatatttatgCATGTTACTACTGAAGCAAGTGATCATATTCATTCTCTGTCCTCAGACATAGACGAGTGCAGCTACTCCAGTTACCTGTGCCAGTATCAGTGTGTTAATGAGCATGGCAAATTCTCCTGTGTCTGTCCTGAAGGCTATCAGCTTCTGGGCACGCGCCTCTGCCAAGGTCCACCTCAATTTTTTACTCACTTCAAATTCACTCATAGGGCAAATAAGagacattctttctttctttgaatcTAGACATAAATGAATGTGAGACAGGAGCTCATCAGTGCTCTGATGGACAGACCTGTGTGAACATTCATGGAGGTCACAAATGTGTTAACAACAGAAGCTGTCAGGAACCTTACGTACAAGTGTCTGAGTGAGTAAACTATTTGAAAAATACCACAAGAAGCACTTGCAGGTTATTCACTTTACACACAGTTTTATCATCAAATCTTCTGAGATATTTTCCTCTCTATTAATTGTCTATTCTTCATCAGTAGTGCCTATTGAGACATACCTaacatggtttatttattttcccataTCTGAGGCCAGTTCTTCAGTCTGTGCCTGCAAGCATGTCTCAACAGAATCTGCACTTCCACAAGCTTTAAATGAATAACAGGTGGTCAGGCATTTCTGAAGAAATATCTGGCTAGAAGGATGGCATCCAAAATTTTAAGCCAATTTGCTGGACATATGGTACACATACTTGTATAATTTAGTACAGTTGTGGCTAACAGTTATTAGTCATGCAAAAACCTGACCTAGTGGATACTTTTAAGTTTATGTATCAGTTTTATTACAACAAGTTAAGTGCAGTTCTGTTTAAGCCATGTCAAATATTCTAAATCAGTCCAGTCCTGTAAAAGTGTATTGATTCTGTTCACTTAGATTTAGTCCTGAAAAATTTAGCTGAGGTCTGTCCTAACCGATGTAATTTTCTCTCTTTATTCAGTCGCTGTACATGTCCTATCACAAAGCCTGGCTGTCGAGACATGCCATACTCCATCGTGCATCGCTACATGAGCGTCACGTCCGAGCGCTCTGTCCCTTCAGATATCTTTCAGATCCAGGCCACCAGCGTCTTACCTGGAGCTTACAACACCTTCCGCATCCGCTCTGGAGATGACAATGGAGACTTTTACATCAGGgtactttaaaaatgatttaactttACTGCATATTCTGAAAGAAAAACTtaatttggtgtgtgtgtatgtatgtatatatatatatatatatatatatatatatatatatatatataaagaaattcacaaaactattaagcagcatgactgcttttaacaaaataaaacgtttctagagcaccaaatcaacatattagaatgactgTGATGTGAcacttaaaaattactttcttaaatatctaaaaatacaaaattgttaTAACATGTATcacttttactgtttttactgtatttttgataaaataaatgcacccttggtgagcaATGAGACTTAATTTCTAAAAA
This DNA window, taken from Carassius auratus strain Wakin chromosome 14, ASM336829v1, whole genome shotgun sequence, encodes the following:
- the LOC113114170 gene encoding EGF-containing fibulin-like extracellular matrix protein 2, which produces MRPECVLVFCMCISVFLHRAISQPPTETDTYTECTDGYHWDPQTQHCKDINECETIPEACKGEMKCFNHYGGYLCLPRSASVIPAPEPPNQIHPSLENTASEPFNPCPLGFEPQGDSCVDVDECEQDSHDCQPSQQCFNTEGSFSCQCPDGYRKVGTECIDIDECRYRYCQHRCVNVPGSFSCQCEPGFQLAGNNRSCIDVDECGMGAPCSQRCYNTYGTFLCRCEQGYELGPDGFSCNDIDECSYSSYLCQYQCVNEHGKFSCVCPEGYQLLGTRLCQDINECETGAHQCSDGQTCVNIHGGHKCVNNRSCQEPYVQVSDRCTCPITKPGCRDMPYSIVHRYMSVTSERSVPSDIFQIQATSVLPGAYNTFRIRSGDDNGDFYIRQINNISAMLVLARAVNGPREYVLDLEMVSVNPLVSYQTSSVLRLTIYVGPNAF